One window of Arthrobacter oryzae genomic DNA carries:
- a CDS encoding ABC transporter permease, whose amino-acid sequence MKTNREIEHFVAPVEETPLLATDSLKTDQAPLSLWADAWRKLRRRPLFIISAMMIALIIIVALFPGLFTQVAPNDNCQLANSDGAPAAGHPLGFTFQGCDVYSRIIHGTQASLMVGVFSVLFVLIIGVTLGALAGFYGGWIDAVIARLGDIFFALPLILGALVVSQLPFMRENRGVWTVVMVLVVLGWPQMARITRGAVIEVRNADFVTAARSLGVSRLGSLVRHVLPNALAPIIVLATMELGVFIVAEATLSFIGIGLPGSIMSWGNDIAAAKSSVRTNPAILLYPAMALSVTVLSFIMLGDALRDALDPKSRQR is encoded by the coding sequence ATGAAAACTAATCGCGAAATCGAGCACTTCGTTGCCCCCGTGGAGGAGACCCCTCTGCTCGCAACGGACTCGCTCAAAACGGACCAGGCACCGCTGAGCCTCTGGGCAGATGCCTGGCGCAAGCTCCGCCGTCGTCCGCTGTTCATTATTTCCGCGATGATGATCGCACTGATCATCATCGTGGCGCTCTTTCCGGGCCTGTTCACCCAGGTGGCTCCGAATGACAACTGCCAGCTGGCGAATTCGGACGGAGCCCCGGCGGCAGGGCATCCGCTCGGCTTCACCTTCCAGGGCTGCGACGTCTATTCCCGGATCATCCACGGGACCCAGGCATCGCTGATGGTTGGTGTCTTCTCGGTGCTGTTCGTCCTCATCATCGGTGTCACGCTCGGTGCCCTCGCGGGATTCTACGGCGGCTGGATTGACGCCGTCATTGCCCGCCTCGGCGACATCTTCTTCGCACTGCCCCTCATCCTCGGCGCGCTGGTGGTTTCCCAGCTGCCGTTCATGCGTGAAAACCGGGGCGTCTGGACAGTGGTCATGGTTTTGGTGGTGCTCGGCTGGCCTCAGATGGCCCGCATTACGCGCGGTGCGGTGATCGAAGTGCGCAACGCCGACTTCGTGACCGCTGCGCGTTCGCTGGGCGTTTCACGGCTCGGCTCACTGGTCCGGCACGTGCTGCCCAACGCACTCGCGCCGATCATCGTCCTGGCCACCATGGAGCTCGGCGTCTTCATTGTCGCGGAAGCGACGCTGTCCTTCATCGGCATCGGACTTCCCGGGAGCATCATGTCCTGGGGTAACGACATCGCCGCCGCCAAGTCGTCCGTCCGCACCAACCCGGCCATCCTGCTGTACCCGGCCATGGCGCTGTCCGTCACCGTCCTGAGCTTCATTATGCTCGGCGATGCCCTGCGCGACGCCCTTGACCCGAAGAGCCGCCAACGATGA
- a CDS encoding ABC transporter permease yields MIQYILRRLLQIIPVFIGTTLLVYFMVFALPGDPIRALFGDRPPSEAVIAQLRQQYNLDQPFWVQYGLFLKNLFTFNLGVDFTGQPIAASLGRIFPVTVMLAVEALVIQAVFGVTFGLIAGLRKGKIFDATVLVASLVVIAIPTFVLGFVLQLLIGVQLGWAKPTVGANADWGNLILPATVLGLVSFAYVLRLTRASVIENMNADYVRTATAKGLSRPRVVVTHILRNSMIPVITYLGASLGGLMGGAIVTESIFNVPGVGQKLFQAVIRSEGPTVVAIVSVLVLVFVVANLLVDLLYAWLDPRIRYEN; encoded by the coding sequence GTGATCCAGTACATCCTCCGGCGCCTGCTGCAGATCATTCCGGTGTTCATCGGAACCACGCTGCTCGTCTACTTCATGGTCTTCGCCCTTCCCGGCGACCCGATCCGGGCGCTTTTCGGCGACCGTCCCCCCAGCGAAGCCGTTATTGCGCAGCTCCGCCAGCAGTACAACCTCGACCAGCCGTTCTGGGTGCAGTACGGGCTCTTCCTCAAGAACCTGTTCACCTTCAACCTCGGCGTCGACTTCACCGGCCAGCCCATTGCGGCATCCCTGGGCCGGATCTTCCCCGTGACCGTCATGCTCGCCGTTGAAGCACTGGTCATCCAGGCCGTCTTCGGCGTGACCTTCGGCCTCATTGCCGGACTCCGCAAAGGAAAGATCTTTGATGCGACGGTGCTCGTCGCATCCCTCGTGGTCATCGCCATTCCCACCTTTGTGCTCGGCTTCGTCCTGCAGCTGTTGATCGGCGTGCAGCTGGGCTGGGCCAAACCCACGGTCGGCGCAAACGCAGACTGGGGCAACCTGATCCTGCCGGCCACCGTGCTGGGATTGGTTTCCTTCGCCTACGTCCTCCGGCTCACCCGCGCATCGGTCATCGAAAACATGAACGCCGACTATGTGCGCACCGCCACCGCGAAGGGCCTGTCACGACCCCGCGTTGTGGTCACCCACATCCTGCGCAACTCCATGATTCCGGTCATCACCTACCTGGGCGCCAGCCTCGGCGGCCTGATGGGCGGGGCCATTGTCACGGAAAGTATCTTCAACGTCCCCGGCGTTGGCCAGAAGCTGTTCCAGGCTGTCATCCGCAGCGAAGGCCCCACCGTCGTTGCGATTGTCAGCGTGCTGGTGCTCGTCTTCGTCGTTGCCAACCTGTTGGTCGATTTGCTGTACGCCTGGCTTGATCCAAGGATCCGCTATGAAAACTAA
- a CDS encoding peptide ABC transporter substrate-binding protein: MRFSRTSKALGMVAIAALALTGCGAGGGAADGASQAAGDPNKVITAYSNEPQKPLMPADTGEVYGGRVVELLFEGLRSYDPSGKSVNALAESIESPDGQNYTIKVKSGSKFTNGEEVTAKSFVDAWNFAALSTNAQSNSSFFESIEGYDAVSATKTEKDADGKDTDVPAPTAETLSGLALKDDSTITVKLTQPEADWPLRLGYSAFMPLPADAIKDPKKFGENPVGNGPYKMAKEGAWQHDSQIELVKNADYQGARAAKNGGVTFKFYTDPAPAYTDIQGNNLDVTDVLPTDALKTYTTDFPENHLNKPYAGNSTLNIPGYLPEFQGEAGKLRRQALSMAINREEITKVIFSGTRIPAKDFTSPAVDGYNENVAGSEVLKFDAAKAKELWTQADAISPWPADKTLQLAYNTDGGNKEWIDAVANNFKNNLGIKAEGQPFAKFAEILKLRTAKGLPGLTRAGWQADYPSLYNFLGPLLKTDASANYEGYTNPEFDKLLTEGLGAKSTDDANKKFTEAQEILFEELPNLPLWYSARQAVWSQNVSNVDAGWNGVLQYWAITAK, translated from the coding sequence ATGCGTTTTTCGCGCACTTCCAAAGCACTGGGCATGGTGGCCATCGCGGCCCTTGCCCTGACCGGATGCGGCGCCGGAGGCGGCGCCGCGGACGGTGCCAGCCAGGCTGCCGGCGACCCCAACAAGGTCATCACTGCGTACAGCAATGAACCGCAGAAGCCCCTGATGCCCGCCGATACCGGCGAAGTCTATGGTGGCCGCGTCGTCGAGCTTCTGTTCGAGGGCCTGCGGAGCTACGACCCCAGCGGCAAGTCAGTCAACGCGCTGGCCGAGTCCATCGAGTCCCCGGACGGCCAGAACTACACCATCAAGGTCAAGTCCGGCAGCAAGTTCACCAACGGCGAGGAAGTCACCGCCAAGAGCTTTGTTGACGCCTGGAACTTTGCCGCCCTGAGCACCAATGCCCAGAGCAACAGCAGCTTCTTCGAATCCATCGAAGGCTACGACGCAGTCAGCGCCACCAAGACGGAGAAGGACGCGGACGGCAAGGACACCGACGTCCCGGCCCCCACCGCGGAAACCCTCTCCGGCCTTGCCCTGAAGGACGATTCAACCATCACGGTCAAGCTGACCCAGCCGGAAGCTGACTGGCCGCTGCGCCTCGGCTATTCCGCCTTCATGCCGCTGCCGGCAGATGCCATCAAGGACCCGAAGAAGTTCGGCGAGAACCCGGTTGGCAACGGCCCGTACAAGATGGCCAAGGAAGGCGCCTGGCAGCACGACAGCCAGATCGAACTGGTCAAGAACGCTGATTACCAGGGTGCGCGTGCTGCCAAGAACGGCGGCGTGACCTTCAAGTTCTACACCGACCCGGCTCCGGCCTACACGGACATCCAGGGCAACAACCTCGACGTTACCGACGTCCTGCCGACCGACGCCCTGAAGACCTACACCACGGACTTCCCTGAGAACCACCTCAACAAGCCGTACGCGGGCAACTCCACCCTGAACATTCCGGGTTACCTCCCTGAGTTCCAGGGCGAAGCGGGCAAGCTCCGCCGCCAGGCGCTGTCCATGGCCATCAACCGCGAAGAGATCACCAAGGTCATCTTCTCCGGCACCCGCATCCCGGCCAAGGACTTCACCTCCCCGGCCGTTGACGGCTACAACGAGAATGTTGCCGGCTCCGAGGTCCTGAAGTTCGACGCCGCCAAGGCGAAGGAACTGTGGACGCAGGCCGACGCCATCAGCCCGTGGCCGGCGGACAAGACCCTGCAGCTTGCCTACAACACCGACGGCGGCAACAAGGAATGGATCGACGCCGTTGCCAACAACTTCAAGAACAACCTGGGAATCAAGGCCGAAGGCCAGCCGTTCGCCAAGTTCGCTGAAATCCTGAAGCTGCGTACCGCCAAGGGCCTTCCCGGCCTGACCCGCGCCGGCTGGCAGGCAGATTACCCGTCGCTGTACAACTTCCTCGGCCCGCTCCTGAAGACCGACGCCAGCGCCAACTATGAGGGCTACACGAACCCCGAGTTCGACAAGCTCCTCACCGAAGGCCTCGGCGCCAAGTCCACGGACGACGCCAACAAGAAGTTCACCGAGGCCCAGGAAATCCTCTTCGAGGAACTCCCGAACCTGCCGCTGTGGTACTCCGCACGCCAGGCCGTCTGGAGCCAGAACGTCAGCAACGTAGATGCTGGCTGGAACGGTGTTCTGCAGTACTGGGCCATCACCGCCAAGTAG
- a CDS encoding ABC transporter ATP-binding protein, producing MTDNITPNQDSAPAQDPAKGAVVLEVRDLSVDFGVDKKWVPAAIGLNYEVRAGEVLAIVGESGSGKSASSMALLGLLPSNSRVSGSVRLSGKELLGASPANIRAVRGKDVAVIFQEPMTALNPVYTVGAQIVETVRLHNEVSPDQAKERALRMLELVELPDPEKAFKSYPHQLSGGQRQRAMIAQSLSCDPKLLIADEPTTALDVTVQAEILDLMRNLRNKLDSAIVLITHDMGVVADLADRIAVMRQGLIVETGTAEQVFRNPRHEYTQALLAAVPHLGQGSAEEGQEVDVTAALAAATHAELESVDPEELVRRERDNAAALAAAAAAEQPQGEPVLELTDVAIEYPKQGRVPAFRAVEGANLVIYPGQVVGLVGESGSGKTTIGRAAVGLLPVAGGTMRVVGQDISGARRNGKQLHHVRRHIGMVFQDPSSSLNPRLPIGESIGEPMFLAGEAKGSALQKRIEALLDQVELPRSYRNRYPHELSGGQKQRVGIARALSLKPKLMVADEPTSALDVSVQAKVLELFQNLQKELGFACLFVTHDLAVVDVLADHICVMQRGRIVEQGTRDQILRNPQEPYTQRLLAAVPLPDPEKQRERRELRAQLLASGVE from the coding sequence ATGACTGACAACATCACCCCGAACCAGGACAGTGCCCCGGCGCAGGATCCGGCCAAGGGAGCAGTTGTCCTGGAGGTCCGCGACCTCAGCGTCGACTTCGGCGTGGACAAGAAGTGGGTGCCCGCGGCCATCGGCCTGAATTACGAAGTCAGGGCAGGTGAAGTCCTGGCCATCGTGGGGGAGTCCGGATCCGGCAAGAGCGCCAGTTCCATGGCGCTGCTGGGCCTCCTGCCCAGCAACAGCCGGGTGTCCGGCAGCGTCCGCCTTTCCGGGAAAGAGCTCCTCGGAGCCAGTCCGGCCAACATCCGGGCGGTGCGCGGCAAGGACGTGGCCGTGATCTTCCAGGAACCCATGACGGCACTGAACCCTGTGTACACGGTCGGGGCACAGATCGTGGAGACGGTGCGGCTGCACAACGAAGTCTCGCCGGACCAGGCCAAGGAACGCGCCCTGCGGATGCTGGAACTGGTGGAACTCCCGGACCCCGAGAAAGCATTCAAGTCCTATCCGCACCAGTTGTCCGGCGGCCAGCGTCAAAGGGCGATGATTGCGCAGTCGCTGTCCTGCGACCCCAAACTGCTGATTGCCGACGAGCCCACCACAGCCCTGGACGTGACGGTCCAGGCCGAGATTCTGGACCTCATGCGCAACCTGCGGAACAAGCTGGACAGCGCCATTGTGCTCATCACCCATGACATGGGTGTGGTGGCGGACCTTGCAGACCGGATCGCTGTCATGCGGCAGGGGCTAATCGTGGAAACCGGAACGGCGGAGCAGGTCTTCCGCAACCCCCGGCACGAATACACGCAGGCACTGCTGGCGGCAGTGCCGCACCTCGGCCAGGGCAGTGCGGAGGAAGGGCAGGAGGTGGACGTCACCGCCGCCCTGGCCGCCGCCACCCACGCCGAACTGGAATCGGTGGATCCGGAGGAACTGGTCCGCCGCGAGCGGGACAACGCTGCGGCGCTTGCTGCTGCGGCGGCCGCAGAACAGCCCCAGGGTGAACCCGTTCTTGAACTTACCGATGTAGCCATTGAGTATCCCAAACAGGGCCGTGTGCCTGCCTTCAGGGCCGTGGAGGGGGCAAACCTCGTGATCTATCCGGGGCAGGTGGTTGGGCTGGTCGGCGAATCCGGCTCGGGCAAGACCACCATTGGCCGTGCGGCCGTGGGCCTGCTTCCTGTCGCTGGCGGCACGATGCGGGTCGTTGGCCAGGACATTTCCGGCGCCAGGAGAAACGGCAAACAGCTGCACCACGTCCGCCGCCACATCGGCATGGTGTTCCAGGACCCGTCGTCGTCGCTGAATCCGCGCCTTCCGATCGGCGAGAGCATCGGCGAACCCATGTTCCTCGCCGGGGAGGCCAAGGGAAGCGCCCTGCAGAAGCGTATCGAGGCCCTCCTGGACCAGGTCGAGCTGCCCCGGAGCTACCGGAACCGTTATCCGCATGAGTTGTCCGGCGGGCAGAAGCAGCGCGTCGGCATCGCGCGGGCGCTGTCGCTCAAACCCAAGCTCATGGTGGCCGACGAACCGACATCGGCACTGGACGTGTCGGTCCAGGCCAAGGTGCTTGAACTGTTCCAGAACCTCCAGAAAGAACTCGGGTTCGCCTGCCTCTTCGTGACCCATGACCTGGCAGTGGTCGACGTGCTGGCCGACCACATCTGCGTGATGCAGCGGGGCAGGATCGTTGAGCAGGGCACCCGGGACCAGATCCTGCGCAATCCGCAGGAACCCTACACACAGCGCCTTCTTGCCGCGGTGCCCCTTCCGGACCCCGAAAAACAGCGTGAGCGGAGGGAGTTGCGGGCGCAGTTGCTGGCGAGCGGAGTGGAGTAG
- a CDS encoding PH domain-containing protein: MSSVPHAGNVEVFKASTNKWFAWLSWLVAALGLVVTAAAGGPAALVGAGPLLLIGFLGWLLFWMPSVVVHDGGITLENPFRSVDVPWAALVNVDTRYALTLVTPARNYVSWAAPAPGIWGGRNARPEDLKGLPSATYGPGKSVRPGDLKTTDSGQAARLVRGRWEALVEAGAVDAGNAETTAVRVTFRWTALAATAVLLAASYWGVAVP, translated from the coding sequence ATGAGCAGTGTGCCGCACGCCGGAAATGTTGAAGTCTTCAAAGCCAGCACGAACAAGTGGTTCGCCTGGCTTTCCTGGCTCGTCGCAGCCCTTGGCCTGGTGGTCACTGCGGCGGCCGGCGGGCCGGCCGCCTTGGTGGGTGCGGGCCCGCTGCTGCTGATCGGTTTTCTCGGCTGGCTGCTCTTCTGGATGCCTTCCGTGGTGGTCCACGACGGCGGCATCACCTTGGAGAATCCGTTCCGGTCCGTTGACGTGCCGTGGGCGGCCCTGGTTAATGTTGATACCCGGTACGCCCTGACCCTCGTTACTCCGGCCAGGAACTATGTCTCCTGGGCTGCACCGGCGCCGGGAATCTGGGGCGGCCGGAACGCCCGCCCTGAGGACCTCAAGGGCCTGCCCTCCGCAACGTATGGACCGGGGAAGTCCGTTCGCCCGGGTGACCTGAAGACCACCGACTCCGGCCAGGCCGCCCGGCTGGTCCGCGGGCGCTGGGAGGCATTGGTCGAAGCGGGTGCCGTGGACGCCGGCAACGCTGAAACAACGGCTGTTAGGGTGACATTCCGGTGGACGGCACTGGCCGCCACCGCCGTCCTCCTGGCGGCCAGCTACTGGGGTGTCGCAGTTCCCTAG
- a CDS encoding ABC transporter permease, with protein MSQPTQQEEFLAEHSHPRPPGAPLEPDAKGLSQGQIVRKRFLGHSGAIAGLFIFAVIFLMAFTSVGWAGIPGWWKYDHLDVSPLVNDGVPTASLLPPAWGEHPFGQDRIGRDLFAMTMRGAQQSITIMLLIGTIAGLLGTVVGGLSGYFRGWVEAILMRITDVIIIIPVLLLAAVVAQSVNRRDQGGWFSGFAASNGILILGIFLGLVSWVGLARLMRGEFLTLREREFVDAARISGASNSRIIFKHILPNAIGVLIVNVTLTMSAAILLETALSYLGVGVKSPDTSLGLLISQNQEAFATRPWLFWFPGLFIVLICLSINFIGDGLRDAFDPRQKKFNAKKAKETRKSGEPGRIPTAAADEPAGD; from the coding sequence ATGAGCCAGCCCACCCAGCAGGAAGAATTCCTCGCCGAACACTCGCACCCCAGGCCCCCGGGCGCACCCCTCGAGCCCGATGCGAAAGGACTGAGCCAGGGGCAGATTGTCCGTAAGCGGTTCCTCGGACATAGCGGAGCCATCGCCGGCCTGTTCATTTTCGCCGTCATCTTCCTGATGGCCTTCACCTCCGTGGGCTGGGCAGGGATCCCGGGCTGGTGGAAATACGACCATCTGGACGTCTCACCGCTTGTCAACGACGGCGTTCCAACCGCATCGCTGTTGCCGCCGGCCTGGGGTGAGCACCCGTTCGGGCAGGACCGGATCGGGCGCGACCTTTTCGCCATGACCATGCGCGGAGCCCAGCAGTCCATCACCATCATGCTCCTGATCGGCACCATCGCGGGCCTGCTGGGCACTGTAGTGGGCGGACTGTCCGGATACTTCCGCGGCTGGGTGGAAGCCATCCTGATGCGGATCACCGACGTCATCATCATCATCCCTGTACTGCTGCTCGCCGCCGTCGTGGCCCAGAGCGTCAACCGCCGGGACCAGGGAGGCTGGTTTTCGGGCTTCGCGGCCAGCAACGGCATTTTGATCCTCGGAATCTTCCTGGGCCTCGTCAGTTGGGTCGGCCTCGCCCGGCTGATGCGCGGAGAGTTCCTCACCCTGCGTGAGCGGGAGTTCGTTGATGCGGCACGCATCTCGGGCGCCAGCAATTCACGGATCATTTTCAAGCACATCCTGCCCAACGCCATCGGCGTGCTGATCGTCAACGTGACCCTGACCATGTCCGCCGCGATCCTCCTGGAGACGGCCCTGAGCTATCTGGGCGTCGGCGTAAAATCCCCGGACACTTCCCTGGGCCTGCTCATTTCACAAAACCAGGAAGCATTCGCCACCCGGCCCTGGTTGTTCTGGTTCCCGGGCCTCTTCATTGTCCTGATCTGCCTCAGCATCAACTTCATTGGCGACGGATTGCGGGATGCCTTCGATCCGAGGCAGAAGAAGTTCAACGCCAAGAAGGCCAAGGAGACCCGGAAGTCCGGCGAACCGGGCAGGATTCCGACTGCCGCAGCCGACGAGCCCGCAGGCGACTGA
- a CDS encoding ABC transporter permease yields the protein MVTYIVRRLITAALILLGASFLVYLLTASSGDPLEEFRASSAPNKQQLMDSRSQLLDLDTPAPLRYFKWLGGAARCLVPFGGSCDLGKNIAGQPITEALGFALVQTLTLVTGATILAILIGIALGIITALRQYSALDYGVTFMAFLFFSLPIFWVAVLLKEYGAIGFNDFLRNPEIPLPVALGIGAVAGLIVAVAVGGEARRRLVSGGIVFLAVSLILIYFSVVQWFRNPGLGPVVIAIAGVGLAFAVTLLVAGLKNRKALQASLIVVGIGLVAYFAVQPLLNQATALMIVLLAVATIGVGVGTGYLMGGYDRGQSMRAAGITAFLVGGLILMDRFMQAWPSYFSNSRVRGRPIATIGAGTPNIQGDFWILTLDTFTHLILPTMALILVSLASYTRFTRSSMLEIMNMDYIRTARAKGLSERSVVMGHAFRNALIPIATIVAFDIGALIGGAVITETVFSVRGMGFLFLDGIMHTDPNPVMGVFVCVAVTAMVFNLIADLAYSALDPRVRIKA from the coding sequence ATGGTGACGTACATCGTCCGGCGGCTGATTACGGCCGCACTCATACTTCTCGGGGCATCATTCCTCGTGTACCTCCTGACAGCGTCGTCAGGGGATCCACTGGAGGAGTTCCGCGCCAGCAGCGCCCCGAACAAACAACAGCTGATGGACTCACGCAGCCAGCTCCTTGACCTGGATACCCCGGCACCGCTCCGGTACTTCAAGTGGCTTGGCGGAGCAGCCAGGTGCCTGGTTCCCTTCGGTGGTTCCTGCGACCTGGGCAAGAACATCGCCGGCCAGCCGATTACCGAAGCCCTGGGGTTCGCGCTGGTGCAGACCCTCACACTCGTCACCGGGGCCACGATCCTGGCCATTCTTATCGGCATTGCCCTCGGCATCATCACGGCACTGCGGCAGTACAGTGCGCTGGACTACGGCGTGACTTTCATGGCGTTCCTGTTTTTCTCCCTGCCCATCTTCTGGGTCGCGGTGCTGCTGAAGGAATACGGAGCCATCGGGTTCAACGATTTCCTCCGCAATCCCGAAATTCCACTGCCGGTGGCACTCGGCATTGGCGCCGTCGCGGGCCTGATCGTTGCCGTAGCCGTCGGCGGCGAGGCGCGCCGCCGGCTCGTGTCTGGCGGCATAGTGTTCCTCGCGGTCAGCCTCATCCTGATCTACTTCTCCGTTGTCCAATGGTTCCGGAATCCCGGCCTTGGTCCGGTGGTCATTGCGATTGCCGGTGTGGGCCTCGCGTTCGCCGTGACGCTTTTGGTGGCCGGGCTGAAGAATAGGAAGGCGCTACAGGCATCGCTCATCGTGGTGGGGATCGGATTGGTTGCGTACTTCGCCGTCCAGCCGCTCCTGAACCAGGCGACAGCGCTCATGATCGTGCTCCTGGCCGTCGCGACAATCGGCGTGGGCGTTGGAACGGGCTACCTGATGGGAGGCTACGACCGGGGCCAGTCGATGCGGGCTGCCGGAATTACCGCGTTCCTGGTGGGCGGACTTATCCTGATGGACCGCTTTATGCAGGCCTGGCCCAGCTACTTCAGCAACAGTAGGGTGCGCGGCAGGCCGATCGCCACCATCGGGGCAGGCACCCCCAACATCCAGGGCGACTTCTGGATCCTGACCCTGGACACCTTTACACACCTGATACTGCCCACCATGGCCCTCATCCTTGTTTCGCTGGCCAGCTACACGCGGTTCACCAGGTCCTCCATGCTGGAAATCATGAACATGGATTACATCAGGACAGCCCGTGCCAAGGGTCTTTCCGAACGGTCCGTGGTGATGGGCCACGCTTTCCGCAACGCGCTGATTCCGATTGCAACGATCGTGGCCTTTGATATCGGGGCGCTCATCGGCGGGGCCGTCATCACGGAGACGGTGTTCTCCGTGCGCGGCATGGGGTTCCTGTTCCTGGACGGCATCATGCACACCGACCCGAATCCCGTCATGGGCGTCTTCGTCTGCGTGGCGGTCACCGCGATGGTGTTCAACCTGATAGCAGACCTTGCGTATTCCGCACTCGATCCCCGCGTAAGGATTAAGGCATGA
- a CDS encoding ABC transporter family substrate-binding protein, with the protein MRLGRISKAVGVAAAAALALSACAGNSGGSTPSSATAGKQGGSATVVEVNAFNTFNPNTADGNTDINSKISYATHSGFYYIDNQLNVVRNEKFGKMEKTSDDPLTVKYTINEGVKWSDGTPVTAADLLLQWAAFSGYYDDVDSEAKTGTQYFSYAGDPTGLKLTDFPELGDDNRSMTIKYSKPFADWETVLGGPGIDIAAHVLAKGAGLTDAKAFVDYLKEKPKGDAKAPKPADEKLKAMADLWNTGFDTKTLPSDPSLYLSNGPYIVKSITQDQSLTMVRNKDYNWGPEASLDEITVRYIGSAPAQVQALKNGEADIIAPQASADTIEQLKALESQGVTVEQGNQLSYDHIDLNYSGPFAEKSVREAFMKTVPRKDIVDKIVKKLDPEAKPLDSQLFVPAQAAYEESAKNNGSSAYQDVDIDGAKALLAGKTPEVRIMYNKDNPNRVDAFSLIRESATKAGFKIVDGGLGASDWGKALGDGSYDATIFGWINPGVGVSGVPQIFRSGNGSNFNLFSDPEADKLMDELIVTTDRSKQDELITQIDKKIWESAYGLPLFQSVGVDAYSDRITGVKFMPNQTGVWWNFWEWAEK; encoded by the coding sequence ATGCGCTTAGGTCGTATTTCCAAAGCGGTAGGCGTCGCGGCTGCAGCCGCGCTAGCTCTCAGCGCCTGCGCCGGCAACAGCGGCGGGTCAACCCCGTCAAGCGCTACTGCCGGCAAACAGGGTGGTTCAGCCACGGTGGTCGAGGTGAACGCGTTCAACACGTTCAACCCGAATACTGCCGATGGCAACACGGACATCAACTCGAAGATCAGCTATGCCACCCACTCGGGTTTCTACTACATCGACAACCAGCTGAACGTTGTGCGCAACGAGAAGTTCGGCAAGATGGAAAAGACTTCCGATGACCCGCTGACGGTGAAGTACACCATCAATGAGGGCGTGAAATGGTCCGACGGCACTCCGGTGACGGCGGCTGACCTCCTGCTGCAGTGGGCAGCATTCTCGGGGTACTACGATGACGTCGACTCGGAGGCGAAGACGGGTACGCAGTACTTCTCCTACGCCGGGGACCCCACCGGACTCAAGCTCACTGACTTCCCCGAGCTCGGTGACGACAACCGCTCCATGACCATCAAGTACTCCAAGCCGTTCGCTGACTGGGAAACCGTTCTCGGCGGTCCGGGCATCGACATTGCGGCGCATGTCCTGGCCAAGGGTGCCGGCCTCACTGACGCCAAGGCATTCGTGGACTACCTGAAGGAAAAGCCGAAGGGCGATGCCAAGGCACCGAAGCCCGCCGACGAGAAGCTGAAGGCCATGGCTGACCTTTGGAACACCGGTTTCGACACGAAGACCCTGCCTTCCGATCCCAGCCTTTACCTGTCCAACGGCCCCTACATTGTCAAGAGCATCACCCAGGACCAGTCGCTGACCATGGTCCGCAACAAGGACTACAACTGGGGCCCGGAAGCGAGCCTGGACGAGATCACCGTCCGCTACATCGGTTCCGCCCCGGCGCAGGTCCAGGCACTGAAGAACGGCGAAGCCGACATCATCGCTCCGCAGGCCTCGGCAGACACCATCGAGCAGCTGAAGGCGCTTGAGAGCCAGGGCGTCACTGTGGAACAGGGCAACCAGCTCTCCTACGACCACATCGACCTGAACTACTCGGGTCCGTTCGCCGAGAAGAGCGTCCGCGAAGCTTTCATGAAGACGGTCCCGCGCAAGGACATCGTCGACAAGATCGTGAAGAAGCTCGATCCGGAAGCCAAGCCGCTCGACTCGCAGCTCTTCGTTCCGGCCCAAGCAGCCTATGAGGAATCCGCAAAGAACAACGGTTCTTCGGCATACCAGGATGTGGACATTGACGGCGCCAAGGCACTCCTTGCCGGCAAGACTCCCGAGGTCCGGATCATGTACAACAAGGACAACCCCAACCGCGTTGACGCCTTCTCCCTGATCCGCGAATCTGCCACCAAGGCCGGCTTCAAGATCGTTGACGGCGGACTGGGTGCCTCCGACTGGGGCAAGGCCCTGGGCGACGGCAGCTACGATGCCACCATCTTCGGCTGGATCAACCCGGGCGTGGGTGTATCCGGCGTGCCGCAGATCTTCCGCAGCGGCAACGGCTCCAACTTCAACCTGTTCAGCGATCCGGAAGCCGACAAGCTGATGGATGAGCTGATCGTCACCACCGACCGCAGCAAGCAGGACGAGCTGATTACGCAGATCGACAAGAAGATCTGGGAGTCCGCTTACGGCCTTCCGCTCTTCCAGTCCGTAGGAGTGGACGCCTACAGCGACCGCATCACGGGCGTGAAGTTCATGCCGAACCAGACCGGTGTCTGGTGGAACTTCTGGGAGTGGGCTGAGAAGTAA